In one Sphingomonas sp. S1-29 genomic region, the following are encoded:
- a CDS encoding Ppx/GppA family phosphatase — protein MSLFFRKPHAEARTERKRTAIIDIGSNSIRLVVYEGPPRLPATLFNEKVMAGLGRGLAETGRISDEGLAVARPALARFAMLAREMDVTEVRTVATAAVRDASNGGELIAMAKRSGLSVEILSGEEEAMAAGHGVLSAIPDADGIVGDLGGGSLELVRVRGGTIHERVSFPLGVLRIGALRDQGKGVLDRNIAQHLRESGWTGKGVDLPLYLVGGSWRALARLDMYRTGYPLPVIHGYTMSADTIARIIRTLGHLSKGKLRAIPNLSSGRIPTMRDAASVLSSLMRHLGTTEAVASAYGLREGLLFQGLDAETQAQDPLIAAARAEGQRLGRFPEHGDLLDRWIAPLFGDEDEALARLRHAACLLADVAWLANPDFRAERGLEVALHGNWVAIDAHGRALLAQALFTCFGGGTESPDPLVRLADPDALETAMRWGLAMRLGQRLSGGVASPLHSSALVQTATALELRLEDGAGDLYGEAVERRHKALASVFDLTAACVSGGSVSRS, from the coding sequence GTGAGCCTCTTCTTCCGCAAACCGCACGCCGAGGCGCGCACCGAGCGCAAGCGCACCGCGATCATCGACATCGGCTCGAACTCGATCCGCCTGGTCGTCTATGAAGGCCCGCCGCGGCTGCCCGCGACCTTGTTCAACGAAAAGGTAATGGCGGGACTCGGGCGCGGGCTTGCCGAGACCGGGCGGATTTCGGACGAGGGGCTGGCGGTCGCCCGCCCAGCGCTCGCGCGCTTCGCGATGCTGGCGCGCGAGATGGACGTGACCGAAGTCCGCACCGTCGCCACCGCAGCGGTGCGTGACGCGAGCAACGGCGGCGAGTTGATCGCGATGGCCAAGCGGTCGGGGCTGAGCGTCGAGATCCTGTCGGGCGAAGAAGAAGCGATGGCGGCGGGACATGGGGTCCTGTCGGCGATCCCCGATGCCGACGGCATCGTCGGCGACTTGGGTGGCGGCAGCCTCGAGCTGGTGCGCGTCCGCGGCGGCACGATCCACGAACGCGTGTCGTTCCCGCTCGGGGTGCTGCGCATCGGCGCGCTGCGCGACCAGGGCAAGGGCGTGCTCGACCGCAACATCGCGCAGCACCTTCGTGAATCGGGTTGGACCGGGAAGGGCGTCGATCTACCGCTCTATCTGGTCGGCGGATCGTGGCGTGCGCTGGCGCGGCTCGACATGTATCGCACCGGCTATCCGCTGCCGGTGATCCACGGCTATACGATGAGCGCCGACACGATCGCGCGGATCATCCGGACGCTCGGCCATCTTTCCAAGGGGAAATTGCGCGCGATCCCCAATTTGTCGAGCGGACGGATCCCGACGATGCGCGATGCGGCTTCGGTACTGAGCTCGCTGATGCGGCATCTGGGGACCACCGAGGCGGTCGCCTCGGCCTATGGGCTGCGCGAGGGGCTGTTGTTCCAAGGCCTCGATGCCGAAACCCAGGCGCAAGACCCGCTGATCGCCGCCGCGCGCGCAGAGGGGCAACGGCTGGGCCGTTTTCCCGAGCATGGCGACCTGCTCGATCGCTGGATCGCGCCTTTGTTCGGTGACGAGGACGAAGCGCTCGCGCGGTTGCGCCACGCTGCGTGCCTGCTCGCCGATGTCGCCTGGCTCGCAAACCCCGACTTCCGCGCCGAGCGCGGGCTCGAGGTCGCGCTGCACGGCAATTGGGTGGCGATCGATGCGCATGGTCGCGCCTTGCTGGCGCAGGCGCTGTTCACCTGTTTCGGCGGCGGCACCGAATCGCCCGATCCATTGGTGCGCCTGGCCGATCCCGACGCGCTAGAGACCGCGATGCGCTGGGGGCTGGCGATGCGGTTGGGCCAGCGGCTGAGCGGCGGCGTCGCATCGCCGCTGCATTCGAGCGCGCTGGTGCAGACCGCGACCGCGCTCGAACTACGGCTCGAAGACGGCGCAGGCGACCTTTACGGCGAAGCGGTCGAGCGCCGCCATAAGGCGCTCGCATCGGTATTCGACCTGACCGCGGCGTGCGTCAGCGGCGGGTCGGTCAGCCGCAGCTGA
- a CDS encoding I78 family peptidase inhibitor — protein MTRLFPLLLLGCVGCAPTQPPVTAPAAPGTECDVSKMIGLVGERATPALVERARQQSGARTVRRYQTGSALTMDFRSDRLNVEVGELDRIVKLSCG, from the coding sequence ATGACCCGTCTGTTTCCCTTGCTGCTGCTCGGCTGCGTCGGTTGCGCGCCGACCCAGCCACCCGTGACAGCGCCGGCGGCCCCTGGTACCGAGTGCGACGTGAGCAAGATGATCGGCTTGGTCGGTGAGCGCGCTACCCCTGCCCTGGTCGAACGCGCGCGGCAGCAATCGGGTGCACGCACCGTGCGCCGCTACCAAACCGGGTCGGCGCTGACGATGGACTTTCGCAGCGACCGGCTGAACGTCGAGGTCGGCGAACTCGACCGGATCGTGAAGCTCAGCTGCGGCTGA
- the rnd gene encoding ribonuclease D, with the protein MHIHGLIDDNAAIANLCHRLAQSPYVVVDTEFMRENSYWPELCLIQIADANEAAAIDPMQPGIDMKPLLDLLTENQDVLKVFHAGGQDIEIVYNLTGKTPHPLFDTQVAAMALGQGEQIGYSNLVDSYLGITVDKGARFTDWSRRPLDARQIDYAIADVTHLAEIFPKMLEKLRKTGRGLWLDEEMERLADPSNYFNDPNDVWRRVRIASRKPEVLGRLKALAKWREIEAQAKDLPRGRIVKDETIADLAGNPPRKQSDLSRVRGLSATWGGNDIGARLMAAIESAVPMPADEMPGRDDRKNGMGKDGALVADLLKLLLKIRSRDINVASKLLARSDDLEALAGGQREGLSILEGWRFEQFGRDALALVEGHLAFAVKGGKLKMTRAEDAE; encoded by the coding sequence ATGCACATTCATGGTCTTATCGACGACAACGCCGCCATCGCCAATCTCTGCCACCGCCTGGCGCAGTCGCCCTATGTGGTGGTCGATACCGAGTTCATGCGCGAAAACAGCTATTGGCCCGAGCTCTGCCTGATCCAGATCGCCGACGCGAACGAAGCCGCGGCGATCGATCCGATGCAGCCCGGGATCGACATGAAGCCGCTGCTCGACCTGCTGACCGAGAATCAGGACGTGCTGAAGGTCTTCCACGCCGGCGGGCAGGATATCGAGATCGTCTACAACCTCACCGGCAAGACCCCGCACCCGCTGTTCGACACCCAGGTCGCGGCGATGGCGCTGGGGCAAGGCGAGCAGATCGGCTATTCGAACCTGGTCGACAGCTATCTCGGCATCACCGTCGACAAAGGCGCGCGCTTCACCGACTGGTCGCGCCGCCCGCTCGATGCGCGGCAGATCGACTATGCGATCGCCGACGTGACCCACCTTGCCGAAATCTTCCCCAAGATGCTCGAAAAGCTCCGCAAGACCGGCCGCGGACTGTGGCTCGACGAGGAGATGGAGCGCCTGGCCGATCCGTCGAACTACTTCAACGATCCTAATGACGTTTGGCGGCGGGTGCGGATTGCCAGTCGCAAGCCCGAAGTGCTCGGCCGGCTCAAGGCGCTAGCGAAGTGGCGCGAGATCGAGGCGCAGGCAAAGGATCTGCCGCGCGGACGGATCGTCAAGGACGAGACGATCGCCGATCTGGCAGGCAATCCGCCGCGCAAGCAAAGCGACCTTTCGCGCGTCCGCGGGCTTTCGGCGACCTGGGGCGGCAACGACATCGGCGCGCGGCTGATGGCGGCGATCGAATCGGCGGTGCCGATGCCCGCCGACGAAATGCCCGGGCGCGACGATCGCAAGAATGGCATGGGCAAGGATGGCGCGCTGGTCGCCGACCTGCTGAAGCTGCTGCTCAAGATCCGATCGCGCGACATCAACGTCGCCTCGAAGTTGCTCGCGCGCAGCGACGATCTCGAGGCCTTGGCCGGCGGCCAACGCGAAGGGCTCTCGATCCTCGAAGGCTGGCGGTTCGAACAATTCGGCCGCGACGCGCTCGCGCTGGTCGAGGGGCATCTTGCCTTTGCGGTGAAGGGCGGCAAGTTGAAGATGACTCGCGCGGAGGATGCCGAATGA
- the aspS gene encoding aspartate--tRNA ligase: MHAYRTHHCGALRAEDVGQEVRVSGWVHKKRDHGDLVFVDLRDHYGITQIVTEVDGPAFAVIESLRSESVVTITGKVVARSPEAVNPNLPTGAIEVRAVDATVQSMAHDLPLPVSAEADYPEDIRLRYRFLDLRRERIHANIMLRSNVIASLRNRMIGQGFTEFQTPILTASSPEGARDYLVPSRVHPGKFYALPQAPQMFKQLLMVAGFDRYFQIAPCFRDEDARADRSPGEFYQLDFEMSFVTQEDVFQAIEPVLHGVFEEFADWQGRGRQVSPLPFARIPYRESMLKYGSDKPDLRNPIVITDVTDHFRGSGFGLFDRIVEGGGVVRAIPAPNTAGKSRKFFDDLNDWARSEGHAGLGYITQKGGEFGGPIAKNHGEEATRKLVEALGLGPDDGIVFAAGKELQAAKLAGAARTRIGEQLELIDQNRFEFCWIVDFPMFEYDEDAKKVDFSHNPFSMPQGEMAALEGKDPLDILAYQYDIVCNGVELSSGAIRNHKPEIMYKAFEIAGYSQEDVDRDFAGMINAFKCGAPPHGGSAPGIDRMVMLLAGEPNIREVVLFPMNQRAEDLMMSAPSAVSPKQLRELNIRVVEPAPKP, translated from the coding sequence ATGCACGCCTATCGCACGCACCATTGCGGTGCCCTTCGCGCCGAAGATGTCGGACAGGAAGTCCGCGTATCGGGTTGGGTCCACAAGAAGCGCGACCATGGCGACCTGGTGTTCGTCGATCTGCGCGATCATTATGGCATCACCCAGATCGTCACCGAAGTCGACGGCCCAGCCTTCGCGGTAATCGAATCGCTGCGTAGTGAATCGGTGGTGACGATCACCGGCAAGGTGGTCGCGCGCTCGCCCGAGGCGGTGAACCCCAATCTGCCGACCGGCGCGATCGAGGTTCGCGCGGTCGATGCCACGGTCCAGAGCATGGCGCACGACCTGCCGCTGCCGGTATCTGCCGAGGCCGATTATCCCGAGGATATCCGCCTTCGCTATCGCTTCTTGGATCTGCGCCGGGAGCGAATCCACGCTAACATCATGCTGCGCTCGAACGTGATCGCTTCGCTGCGCAACCGGATGATCGGCCAGGGCTTCACCGAGTTCCAGACGCCGATCCTGACCGCGTCTTCCCCTGAGGGCGCGCGCGACTATCTGGTTCCCAGCCGTGTCCATCCGGGCAAATTCTACGCGCTGCCGCAGGCGCCGCAGATGTTCAAGCAGCTGCTCATGGTTGCGGGTTTCGACCGCTATTTCCAGATCGCGCCCTGCTTTCGCGACGAGGACGCGCGCGCCGACCGCAGCCCAGGCGAATTCTACCAGCTCGACTTCGAGATGAGCTTCGTCACGCAGGAAGACGTGTTCCAGGCGATCGAGCCGGTGCTGCACGGCGTGTTCGAGGAATTCGCCGACTGGCAGGGCCGGGGCCGCCAGGTATCGCCGCTGCCGTTCGCGCGCATTCCCTATCGTGAATCGATGCTGAAATATGGCAGCGACAAGCCCGACCTTCGCAACCCGATCGTCATCACCGACGTGACCGACCATTTCCGCGGGAGCGGCTTCGGGCTGTTCGACCGGATCGTCGAAGGCGGCGGCGTCGTGCGTGCGATCCCCGCGCCGAACACCGCGGGCAAGAGCCGCAAATTCTTCGACGACCTCAACGATTGGGCGCGCAGCGAAGGCCATGCGGGGCTTGGCTACATCACCCAGAAGGGCGGCGAGTTCGGCGGGCCGATCGCCAAGAATCACGGCGAGGAAGCGACGCGCAAGCTCGTCGAGGCGCTAGGCCTCGGCCCCGATGACGGCATCGTCTTCGCTGCGGGCAAGGAATTGCAGGCGGCCAAGCTCGCGGGCGCAGCGCGTACCCGGATCGGCGAGCAGCTCGAGCTGATCGACCAGAACCGCTTCGAATTCTGCTGGATCGTCGACTTTCCGATGTTCGAATATGACGAGGACGCCAAGAAGGTCGATTTCAGCCACAACCCCTTCAGCATGCCGCAGGGCGAGATGGCCGCGCTCGAGGGCAAGGACCCGCTCGATATTCTGGCGTACCAGTATGACATCGTCTGCAATGGCGTTGAGCTGTCGTCGGGCGCGATCCGGAACCACAAGCCCGAGATCATGTACAAGGCGTTCGAGATCGCCGGCTATTCGCAGGAAGATGTCGATCGCGATTTCGCAGGGATGATCAACGCCTTCAAGTGCGGCGCACCGCCGCATGGCGGCTCGGCGCCGGGGATCGACCGGATGGTGATGCTGCTGGCGGGCGAGCCCAATATCCGCGAAGTCGTGCTGTTCCCGATGAACCAGCGCGCCGAAGATCTGATGATGAGCGCGCCGTCGGCGGTGTCGCCCAAGCAGCTTCGCGAACTCAACATCCGCGTGGTCGAGCCAGCGCCCAAGCCGTGA
- a CDS encoding polyphosphate kinase 2 family protein, translating to MAKQSKTTPEESPPKRKGDLNLADHERGKKFKGDYTDALNAVQERLWQLQVAHIVHKRAAIIVLEGWDAAGKGGIIKRLTSNWDPRFFEVVPIAAPSAAEKARHFLWRFWQHLPAHGHIYIADRSWYGRVLVERVEGYASEAEWQRGYAEINAFEAQQAAIGTTIVKLFVHITQETQDREFAERLDDPWKQWKTGAEDYRNRARRGDYLVAIDEMLARTSTELAPWQIIDGNNRKAARIAALTAIADALEARVPMTPPTLDPDFEAMARAALGQPRT from the coding sequence ATGGCCAAACAATCGAAAACTACGCCCGAGGAATCCCCGCCCAAGCGCAAGGGCGACCTGAACCTTGCCGACCATGAACGCGGCAAGAAGTTCAAGGGCGACTATACCGATGCGCTGAACGCGGTGCAGGAGCGGCTGTGGCAGCTTCAGGTCGCGCATATCGTCCACAAGCGCGCGGCGATCATCGTCCTCGAAGGCTGGGATGCCGCGGGCAAGGGCGGGATCATCAAGCGGCTAACGTCGAACTGGGATCCGCGCTTCTTCGAAGTGGTGCCGATCGCCGCGCCCTCCGCTGCCGAAAAGGCCCGGCATTTCCTCTGGCGCTTCTGGCAGCATCTGCCCGCGCATGGCCATATCTATATCGCCGATCGCAGCTGGTATGGCCGCGTGCTGGTCGAGCGCGTCGAGGGCTATGCCAGCGAAGCCGAATGGCAACGCGGCTATGCCGAGATCAACGCGTTCGAGGCCCAGCAGGCGGCGATCGGCACCACGATCGTCAAGCTGTTCGTCCATATCACGCAAGAGACGCAGGACCGCGAATTCGCCGAGCGGCTCGACGATCCGTGGAAGCAGTGGAAGACCGGCGCCGAGGATTATCGCAACCGCGCCCGGCGCGGCGATTATCTGGTGGCGATCGACGAGATGCTCGCGCGCACCTCGACCGAACTGGCACCGTGGCAGATCATCGACGGCAACAACCGCAAGGCAGCGAGAATCGCCGCACTTACCGCGATCGCCGACGCGCTCGAAGCAAGGGTGCCGATGACGCCGCCCACGCTCGACCCCGATTTCGAGGCGATGGCGCGGGCGGCGCTCGGTCAGCCGCGGACTTAA
- a CDS encoding carbonic anhydrase yields the protein MTYFTNLVEGYHRFRTSDLRRQRDRWLELREGQSPKVMVIACSDSRVEPAQIFDTLPGEIFVVRNVAALVPPFETRAGFHGVSAALEFAVTKLKVEEIVVMGHGACGGCNAALSGAFRDAEPGEGGFIASWVTILDDAREAVKSRCGDGDDAVREMEYEAVRTSLTNLQTFPFVQKAIAAGSLALHGAYFAIEDGQLRVMGEDGRFAFAQPETVDIETMTVTEG from the coding sequence ATGACCTATTTCACGAACCTGGTAGAAGGCTATCACCGCTTCCGCACGTCCGACCTTCGCCGTCAGCGCGACCGCTGGCTCGAATTGCGCGAAGGGCAGAGCCCCAAGGTGATGGTGATCGCCTGCTCGGACAGCCGCGTCGAACCCGCGCAGATCTTCGATACGCTTCCCGGCGAGATCTTCGTGGTCCGCAACGTCGCCGCGCTCGTGCCGCCGTTCGAAACCCGCGCGGGCTTTCATGGCGTGTCGGCAGCGCTTGAATTTGCGGTGACCAAGCTGAAGGTCGAAGAGATCGTCGTGATGGGCCACGGCGCCTGCGGCGGTTGCAATGCCGCGCTGAGCGGCGCGTTCCGCGACGCCGAACCCGGCGAAGGCGGCTTCATTGCCAGCTGGGTCACCATCCTCGACGACGCGCGCGAAGCGGTGAAATCGCGCTGTGGCGACGGCGACGATGCCGTTCGCGAAATGGAATATGAGGCGGTCCGCACCTCGCTTACCAACCTCCAGACCTTCCCCTTCGTGCAAAAGGCGATAGCCGCGGGATCGCTCGCGCTCCACGGCGCCTATTTTGCGATCGAGGACGGCCAGCTACGCGTGATGGGCGAAGATGGCCGTTTCGCGTTCGCCCAGCCCGAGACGGTAGATATCGAGACCATGACCGTCACCGAGGGTTAA